In Desulfosalsimonas propionicica, one DNA window encodes the following:
- the arsB gene encoding ACR3 family arsenite efflux transporter, translating to MNEKKENVMGLWEKYLTLWVALCMAAGILIGYGFPGMANFIDSLSIQQVNMPIGILLFLMIYPIMIQIDFKQVVEAVKAPKPVLTTLVVNWGIKPFTMTFFAWLFMTQIWAPFITPEMGAEYTAGMILLGIAPCTAMVFVWSYLSGGNMGHTLVMVAINSLTMLVLYAPLGNLLLGVAMPIPLVTLALTVGVYVGVPLVVGYLTRKILIQRKGMEWFEKVYIKAWGSVSQIALLVTLVALFMLQGEVIIRQPMVIVMIAIPLIIQTFFIFGLAYLACRPLGIVYEDAAPTSQIGASNHFEVAIAVALTLYGTGSGAALATVVGVLIEVPIMLALVRFCLRTRDWFPREPEKAPIM from the coding sequence ATGAACGAAAAAAAGGAAAATGTTATGGGGCTCTGGGAAAAATATCTTACCCTGTGGGTTGCCCTTTGCATGGCCGCCGGGATCCTGATCGGGTACGGGTTTCCCGGCATGGCCAATTTTATCGACTCGCTGTCAATCCAGCAGGTCAACATGCCCATCGGGATTCTGCTGTTTTTGATGATCTATCCCATCATGATCCAGATCGATTTCAAACAGGTGGTAGAAGCGGTCAAAGCCCCGAAACCCGTATTGACCACCCTGGTTGTCAACTGGGGTATCAAGCCCTTTACCATGACATTTTTTGCATGGCTGTTTATGACCCAGATCTGGGCGCCGTTTATCACCCCGGAGATGGGGGCCGAATACACGGCCGGCATGATACTGCTGGGCATTGCCCCCTGCACGGCCATGGTCTTTGTATGGAGCTATCTTTCCGGCGGCAACATGGGCCACACCCTGGTCATGGTGGCCATCAATTCCCTGACAATGCTTGTTTTGTATGCGCCATTAGGCAATCTGCTTCTGGGCGTGGCCATGCCCATTCCCCTTGTGACACTGGCCCTGACCGTGGGCGTTTACGTGGGCGTGCCCCTGGTGGTTGGTTATTTGACCAGGAAAATCCTGATTCAGCGCAAGGGAATGGAGTGGTTTGAAAAAGTATACATTAAAGCCTGGGGCAGCGTTTCCCAGATCGCCCTGCTGGTGACGCTGGTGGCCCTGTTCATGCTGCAGGGAGAAGTCATTATCCGCCAACCCATGGTGATCGTGATGATCGCTATCCCGCTGATCATCCAGACGTTTTTCATATTCGGCCTTGCCTACCTGGCCTGCAGGCCCCTTGGCATTGTTTATGAAGACGCAGCCCCCACCTCCCAGATCGGCGCCTCCAACCATTTTGAGGTGGCCATTGCGGTTGCGCTAACGCTTTACGGCACCGGATCCGGGGCCGCGCTTGCAACTGTTGTGGGCGTATTGATCGAAGTGCCCATCATGCTCGCCCTGGTGCGCTTCTGCCTGCGAACACGCGACTGGTTTCCGCGGGAGCCGGAAAAAGCCCCGATCATGTAA
- a CDS encoding ArsR/SmtB family transcription factor gives MEKTLKQIKALSDGNRLRVVMALSAHDELCVCQITELLQVSTPTVSRHMSVLQNAGLVESRKDARWVHYRLSENFPEALLNWAKSSVAGSRIILKDKQALETILSFPPDELCKARKQRPTV, from the coding sequence ATGGAAAAAACACTCAAACAAATCAAAGCGCTTTCCGACGGCAACCGCCTTCGGGTCGTCATGGCCCTGTCAGCACATGATGAACTTTGCGTCTGCCAGATCACCGAGCTTCTGCAGGTGTCAACACCGACGGTTTCAAGACACATGAGCGTTCTGCAGAATGCCGGGCTGGTTGAAAGCCGCAAGGACGCCCGGTGGGTGCACTACCGGTTGTCCGAAAACTTCCCGGAAGCGCTTTTAAACTGGGCAAAGTCTTCAGTCGCCGGCTCCCGGATCATATTGAAGGACAAGCAGGCGCTTGAAACCATTTTGTCCTTTCCGCCGGATGAATTGTGCAAAGCCCGGAAGCAAAGGCCAACAGTATAG
- a CDS encoding DUF4405 domain-containing protein, translating to MNQQIKIKKIVSLTALLSFLVVVLNSIALYIAPQGRVAHWVDWRFLGLTKTQWSDQHILVGLLFLIALCLHIDIAATPDSRIRQIVDQHDMEPADVYEIIKSAADNRPDL from the coding sequence ATGAATCAGCAGATAAAAATCAAAAAGATTGTTTCCCTGACCGCATTGCTGTCATTTCTTGTGGTCGTGCTAAACAGCATTGCGCTCTACATTGCACCCCAGGGCCGGGTGGCCCATTGGGTGGACTGGCGCTTTCTGGGGCTGACCAAGACGCAATGGTCCGATCAGCATATCCTGGTGGGCCTTCTTTTTCTGATCGCCCTGTGTCTCCACATTGATATAGCGGCCACCCCGGATTCGCGCATCAGACAGATTGTCGATCAGCATGACATGGAGCCTGCGGATGTCTATGAAATCATCAAAAGCGCCGCAGACAACCGGCCGGATTTGTGA